ACAGACTCTTGCTGCTCGAGGTCATCTCTCAGTGCTGACAACTGATCGGCAGCGGCGACCGGCTCGCCGGGCAGATAGCTCGGGTAGCTCATCGGTTCACTCCCTCTACTGGTTTGGTGACCGGGGCGGCTCCCCCGCCCGGCCTGCGCGGGCTCCTGCGAGAGGGAGGGGGCCTGCGCGCTCCCGCACCGGCAGCGGTCAGCACGGGAGTGATCTACGAAGTCGGCAACGAGTGCTCGGACAACCGACCGCGGGTGCTCGATCACGCGACCACCCGCCGTTGATTGCTATTACGTCCATTGCTAGCGGATGCGTGCTCCACGAAAAGGAGATGCAGAGGCACGTCGAGAGCCTCCGCGATGCGTTCGGCCAACTGCGGTGTGCACGTGGTCTTGTTCTCGGCGCAGAGGTGCCCAATGAAGCTCTTTGAGCATCCGGCATACCGCCCAAGCCTGGCCATCGAAAATCCGCGCTGGTTCATCAGTGCTCGGAGAGTGTCCCGGATGTGAGTTTCATCCAACTGCCTTTCGGCCATCGTTTGTATGACGCCACTTCATCCTCCATGGTCAACGGGTTGGTGTCAACTGTCGATGGATAAAACATACGACACTGGTAGACGCTTACGCAAGTAATCACAGCGTTGTAGTTCCGCAGCCAGCGGATATGATGGCGTCCAACACTGGATGAAACGGTCAACGGCAAAACGCCAATTCCGGCCGTTGTGGGGTAGACGGATGGGTGAGCGAATGACTAGCGACGTTCATACTCGGACGGCAGGCTCTGAGTCGTGAGCAAATTGTGGGAGTTCGTCCAGGCCCACCTGGACAGGACGGGAGCATCCGAGGCGGCGTTCGCACGCCAGATCGGTAGCATCCCGCAGACTGTCAACTCGTGGAAGAAGCGCGGTTGAAGCAGCTCCCGAAGTCGCCACTCTCCGTGCGATCTCAGAGATCACCGGCGCCAACTACGCGGACATCATTTCGGCCGTACTAACTGACATCGGGTACATCGAGGACGGCGAGCTGCCTACGGAGGCGATTACACCGAACGACCATCGGCAGATCGCTTTAGCAGCTCACCTACTTGTCGAGGCGGTTCCGAATATCGACGAACTTGATATCCCATTCGAGGACGTCTTTACGTTCGTTGGACTGGTCGAGCAGTCCGCGGGACTTCTTGGGCGCACTGGTCTCCATCAGGTAGATGACGCGACGGCGCAGGAGATTGTGGCCGAAGCCCGGAAAGCCGCGAGCAAGTATCGGCGGCTAGCACGGAGGGTGGCGGCTTCGCTCACAGGTGATGACGCGTCGGCAGATCGCCGACCGTCCGAGAGCCTGGAGGATTCCGATGCCCTACCAACTGATTCGCCCGCGTCGCCGGAGCACCGGGCGAAGCGAGTGAAGAGCAGAAGACCACAGCCGGCGGCAAGGTCACAGCCTTGCCTTCCCGGAATCAAGTCCCCAAACCTGAGCGGCCCGAGGATGCGAAGGCCGCCCGCAAGCGGAACCCACGGTTCAAACCCCAAGACCCTGACGAATCTCATTGATGTTATTCGAGGTCAGGGCCGTTTCTGTCAGAGGTGCATGTTCCTATTTCGGACATGAACTGGCATCCCTGGCGGTCAGCCCGCGATGACTACCCGCACATCGCGATCGACTGCACACAGCGACTCTCACCCGGAACGATGGGCTCAACGGCGAGCGCACCATCTGGATTCACCGCGGCCTCACCCAAGCGGAGAGACGGTGCACCCTCACCCACGAGCTGCTGCACCGGGAGATGCCTGACGCTGATGAGGACACGATTGAGCGTGAGACGGCTCGCCGGCTGATCACACTCCCGCAGTTGGTGGACGCCTTCCGTTGGCTTCGTCACCCGTCACTGCCTGAGCTCGCTGAGCATCTGTGGGTGGACGAGCAGACGGCGTGGACGCGGATGCAACACCTGGACCCGATCGAGGTCGCCGAGATCGAAGCGGCGACCGAGGGTGACTGGTCGTGGAGTGACGTCGCATGACGGACGAAGAGAAGGCGATGCTCGACCTGGCCGGGCGGAGATGGAACTACGCCGGCAACCTCGAGCAGAAGGTGCGAGACGAGTTCGGCATCAGCCTCACCCGGTTCTGGCAGATTGTGAACCGCCTCCTGGACACTCAGGAAGCTTTAAGCTACTCACCGCAGGTGGTGAACCGTCTGCGGTGATTACGAACCCGGAGAACCCCATGAAACGCGCCATCGCCCTGGCAGCAGCAGCCCTCTTCACCACCACCCTCGGCGCAGGAGTAGCCGACGCCGCACCCCGCGACATCACCCCGACCATCGCCTTCCCCGGCGAACACGTCCGCTACTTCTTCTCCTCCGACACCCCACGCAACGACATCGCCTACTACGCGGCCGGCGGACGTCTCGTCGTCGCCAAAGATGTGGTGTTCCAGCCCACACTGATCAACATCGGGTCCGGGCCGCGCTACCACACCCACCGGGCGTTCACCTCACCGGCCGTCAGCTCATCGGTTCGTCGATGCAGACGCGTGGATGGTCGGCGCAGTGTCAGGTGCAGTTGGATGGCCGGACTGTCGACTCGGCGTATGTGCCGGGTCGCCGATTCGCCAACGCCAACTGCTAGACGTCGGGAAGCGCGAGTAGTTTCTCGAGTTGCCCGAGGGCGGCGCGGGTGAGGTCGGTGGAGGTGTGCGCGTACTGCCGGTGCGACGTAGTGGTGGTGTGCCCCAAGATGGCCATTCGGGTGGCTTCCTCCACGCCGGCCTCCTGCAGGAGGGTGGCGACAGTGTGGCGGGCGGCGTGCTGATCCGGCGCGTCCTCCACCTTCCCCACTACCGCGGCTTGTACACACAGCTGCTTCCAAGCGAGGGTGTCGTCGCGGGGCTGGATGGCCGCCCCATCGTCCCGGGTGAACACCAACCCCTGCGACGGGTTGCCCTTCTGCTCCCACAATTCGGTGAGCGCAGCAACCACGGGCGGCAGCAAGGGCACCAGCCGACGCGACCCCGACGTCTTCGTGGGCACCAGGCACGCCGTCCAGTGCACCGGGGTGAAGGTGAAGGTGTCGGGGACGTCGAACGCTTCCCGCGGATACACGTCACCTTGCGGGCGAGGGCCTTTCTTCAACTTCAACCGGGCCAACTGCCACGAGATGTCAATGACACCCACACCGAGGTCGACACGATCCCAGGTGAGGCCCAAAGCTTCGGCTTGGCGGGCACCGGTCAGTAGGGCCAATGACCAGCGGGCTGCGTCTGTTGCGTCACGTGACGCCACATGCAGAAGCACTGCCCGTGCCTGCTCCACAGTGAGGGGAACGCGCTCCTCGGAGCGGGCCTGGGGGCGGTCCATACGCTCGCACGGGTTGTTGCCGATCTTCCCGTCTTTCACTGCATCCCCCAACGCTTTCGCCAACACTGAGTAGGCGGCTTGGGCGGTGCGGGTGGTGTGTGCGTCGGCGACGTGGTTGACCATGCGGCGAACATCAGTGGGGGTGAGCTTCCCCAGCTTCTTCGACCCGACATGCGGGATGAGTTGGTGTTTGATGGTGGACCGGTAGGTGGCGAGGGTGCGGGGTTTCAGGCGTGGCGCGGCGATCGTGTCCACCCAGTAGTCCAGCCACTGGGCGACGGTGATCTGGCCGGCGTTGGGAGGATGCCGTTCGCGAGGTCTTTCCGCATGGCTGCGAGTTCGGCCACGGCGTCGGCGTATTTCTTGCGTCCACGTTGGTAGTACTTGCCGTCGGGGAGGAGGACTTGCGCCATCCACATGCCGTCGGCCCGTTGGTACAGTCCGCCTTCACCTTTCGCCCTACGGCGCTTCTTCGGGGCATATCGGCTCACTTACGTTTGTACTTACGTTTACCCCAGTCTATGCGCTGTCTAGACAAACTCGTGAAAACTTCAGTTACCTGCAGGTATTCGCTCAGCCTTGACAGTAGACCCACCATGAGCATACCCCTAAACACAGCTTCCCAAGCTGAATACGCGGGTTCGATTCCCGTCATCGGCTCCAGGTCAGAGGGCATTTTCACTCCGACGCTTACGTTTAGACTTACGTGTATCTCGCAAAGTGAGGTCCAGTCCCCTCCGTCGCGAGTCTTCCAAACTAGCTACGCGGGTTCGATTCCCGTCACCCGCTCCAGGTCAGAGACCACACAGGCTCTCGACTACAGCCACGGTTACAGCCAAGGCATTCAAGTACAGCCATCCAGCACCACGCTGGGTGGCTGTACTTGTACATACACGTCGATGGAGAGCGGCATGAGCCTTCGTAATCAGTCGATGTGCTCCAGCGCGGTGTCGGCGAACCACCACCCGTCGCCGAACAACTCCCGCGCCCATGCCGTGGCGTGAGTGAACTCCACCCGGTGCAGTAGGTCGGGCACGCGTTCCTGGGCGATGATCTTCCCAGCCGCCTCGGCGTTCCCTAGTGAGGTCACCCGCACGCGGTCCCCTACCTTGAACTCAGGCATCGGTCCAGTCCTGTCGTACGAGCTTGCTGGGATCGTTGGGTACATACTCGCCAACCGTTTCGGGATGGCTGGTGGAGTTGGTGACGTAGAGGATGGGCCAGTCGGTTCCAGGTACGAAGTCCACGATTCGCCCAGTGTGGTCACCGACAACAGTCCGCACACGATCCCCTACCTTGAACTCAAGCATCGTTCCCCGCCCTCGCCTGTTCCAACCGCCATTCGTGTACGCAGATCATTGCGCCGGTGTGGAGATAGCCCGTGTTGCGGGCGTCGGCGTACACCTGCGCCTCAGCTTGGGCAGGGAACAGCTCCGCATTCAACGGGCAGTCGCGGCCAGACAGGACGTTGACGGAGAACTCGCGAGCCTCCCAGGTCCGATCGCCGTGGTCGGCGACACGAACCTCTGAGAAGGTGTCGGCGGGGTGGGCTTCACGCCGGTGTGCCGGGCGGAAGTTGCGGCATCCCTGCCCGGGAACCACGAGACACTCGTCCTTGAGCTCAGGCGCGCTCACGGCTCGACCTCACCAGAGGTGATGTACACGTCTCCGTCATGGAGGACGACACTCTCGGCTTCGCCGTAGTAGTAGCCGCCCGTAGGTTCAGACCACACGCCCATCTGCGCCCAGTCGATACAGGCGGTGGCATCCTGGGGCATCTGCTGCAGCTTGGCGATCAGTTCGGCTACGGTCATTCTCCTATTGTCCCAGGTTGTGGCCTATTTCTCCGGTGACACACCCACCCTTGCCGGGTTGCCTTAAGACCCATGGGTCTTAATGGCTTGCCCGGCAAGGGTGGGTGTGTCACCGGAGAAATAGGCCACAACCTGGGACAATAGGAGAATGACCGTAGCCGAACTGATCGCCAAGCTGCAGCAGATGCCCCAGGATGCCACCGCCTGTATCGACTGGGCGCAGATGGGCGTGTGGTCTGAACCTACGGGCGGCTACTACTACGGCGAAGCCGAGAGTGTCGTCCTCCATGACGGAGACGTGTACATCACCTCTGGTGAGGTCGAGCCGTGAGCGCGCCTGAGCTCAAGGACGAGTGTCTCGTGGTTCCCGGGCAGGGATGCCGCAACTTCCGCCCGGCACACCGGCGTGAAGCCCACCCCGCCGACACCTTCTCAGAGGTTCGTGTCGCCGACCACGGCGATCGGACCTGGGAGGCTCGCGAGTTCTCCGTCAACGTCCTGTCTGGCCGCGACTGCCCGTTGAATGCGGAGCTGTTCCCTGCCCAAGCTGAGGCGCAGGTGTACGCCGACGCCCGCAACACGGGCTATCTCCACACCGGCGCAATGATCTGCGTACACGAATGGCGGTTGGAACAGGCGAGGGCGGGGAACGATGCTTGAGTTCAAGGTAGGGGATCGTGTGCGGACTGTTGTCGGTGACCACACTGGGCGAATCGTGGACTTCGTACCTGGAACCGACTGGCCCATCCTCTACGTCACCAACTCCACCAGCCATCCCGAAACGGTTGGCGAGTATGTACCCAACGATCCCAGCAAGCTCGTACGACAGGACTGGACCGATGCCTGAGTTCAAGGTAGGGGACCGCGTGCGGGTGACCTCACTAGGGAACGCCGAGGCGGCTGGGAAGATCATCGCCCAGGAACGCGTGCCCGACCTACTGCACCGGGTGGAGTTCACTCACGCCACGGCATGGGCGCGGGAGTTGTTCGGCGACGGGTGGTGGTTCGCCGACACCGCGCTGGAGCACATCGACTGATTACGAAGGCTCATGCCGCTCTCCATCGACGTGTATGTACAAGTACAGCCACCCAGCGTGGTGCTGGATGGCTGTACTTGAATGCCTTGGCTGTAACCGTGGCTGTAGTCGAGAGCCTGTGTGGTCTCTGACCTGGAGCGGGTGACGGGAATCGAACCCGCGTAGCTAGTTTGGAAGACTCGCGACGGAGGGGACTGGACCTCACTTTGCGAGATACACGTAAGTCTAAACGTAAGCGTCGGAGTGAAAATGCCCTCTGACCTGGAGCCGATGACGGGAATCGAACCCGCGTATTCAGCTTGGGAAGCTGTGTTTAGGGGTATGCTCATGGTGGGTCTACTGTCAAGGCTGAGCGAATACCTGCAGGTAACTGAAGTTTTCACGAGTTTGTCTAGACAGCGCATAGACTGGGGTAAACGTAAGTACAAACGTAAGTGAGCCGATATGCCCCCGAAGAAGCGCCGTAGGGCGAAAGGTGAAGGCGGACTGTACCAACGGGCCGACGGCATGTGGATGGCGCAAGTCCTCCTCCCCGACGGCAAGTACTACCAACGTGGACGCAAGAAATACGCCGACGCCGTGGCCGAACTCGCAGCCATGCGGAAAGACCTCGCGAACGGCATCCTCCCCAACGCCGGCCAGATCACCGTCGCCCAGTGGCTGGACTACTGGGTGGACACGATCGCCGCGCCACGCCTGAAACCCCGCACCCTCGCCACCTACCGGTCCACCATCAAACACCAACTCATCCCGCATGTCGGGTCGAAGAAGCTGGGGAAGCTCACCCCCACTGATGTTCGCCGCATGGTCAACCACGTCGCCGACGCACACACCACCCGCACCGCCCAAGCCGCCTACTCAGTGTTGGCGAAAGCGTTGGGGGATGCAGTGAAAGACGGGAAGATCGGCAACAACCCGTGCGAGCGTATGGACCGCCCCCAGGCCCGCTCCGAGGAGCGCGTTCCCCTCACTGTGGAGCAGGCACGGGCAGTGCTTCTGCATGTGGCGTCACGTGACGCAACAGACGCAGCCCGCTGGTCATTGGCCCTACTGACCGGTGCCCGCCAAGCCGAAGCTTTGGGCCTCACCTGGGATCGTGTCGACCTCGGTGTGGGTGTCATTGACATCTCGTGGCAGTTGGCCCGGTTGAAGTTGAAGAAAGGCCCTCGCCCGCAAGGTGACGTGTATCCGCGGGAAGCGTTCGACGTCCCCGACACCTTCACCTTCACCCCGGTGCACTGGACGGCGTGCCTGGTGCCCACGAAGACGTCGGGGTCGCGTCGGCTGGTGCCCTTGCTGCCGCCCGTGGTTGCTGCGCTCACCGAATTGTGGGAGCAGAAGGGCAACCCGTCGCAGGGGTTGGTGTTCACCCGGGACGATGGGGCGGCCATCCAGCCCCGCGACGACACCCTCGCTTGGAAGCAGCTGTGTGTACAAGCCGCGGTAGTGGGGAAGGTGGAGGACGCGCCGGATCAGCACGCCGCCCGCCACACTGTCGCCACCCTCCTGCAGGAGGCCGGCGTGGAGGAAGCCACCCGAATGGCCATCTTGGGGCACACCACCACTACGTCGCACCGGCAGTACGCGCACACCTCCACCGACCTCACCCGCGCCGCCCTCGGGCAACTCGAGAAACTACTCGCGCTTCCCGACGTCTAGCAGTTGGCGTTGGCGAATCGGCGACCCGGCACATACGCCGAGTCGACAGTCCGGCCATCCAACTGCACCTGACACTGCGCCGACCATCCACGCGTCTGCATCGACGAACCGATGAGCTGACGGCCGGGTGAGGTGAACGCCCGGTGGGTGTGGTAGCGCGGCCCGGACCCGATGTTGATCAGTGTGGGCTGGAACACCACATCTTTGGCGACGACGAGACGTCCGCCGGCCGCGTAGTAGGCGATGTCGTTGCGTGGGGTGTCGGAGGAGAAGAAGTAGCGGACGTGTTCGCCGGGGAAGGCGATGGTCGGGGTGATGTCGCGGGGTGCGGCGTCGGCTACTCCTGCGCCGAGGGTGGTGGTGAAGAGGGCTGCTGCTGCCAGGGCGATGGCGCGTTTCATGGGGTTCTCCGGGTTCGTAATCACCGCAGACGGTTCACCACCTGCGGTGAGTAGCTTAAAGCTTCCTGAGTGTCCAGGAGGCGGTTCACAATCTGCCAGAACCGGGTGAGGCTGATGCCGAACTCGTCTCGCACCTTCTGCTCGAGGTTGCCGGCGTAGTTCCATCTCCGCCCGGCCAGGTCGAGCATCGCCTTCTCTTCGTCCGTCATGCGACGTCACTCCACGACCAGTCACCCTCGGTCGCCGCTTCGATCTCGGCGACCTCGATCGGGTCCAGGTGTTGCATCCGCGTCCACGCCGTCTGCTCGTCCACCCACAGATGCTCAGCGAGCTCAGGCAGTGACGGGTGACGAAGCCAACGGAAGGCGTCCACCAACTGCGGGAGTGTGATCAGCCGGCGAGCCGTCTCACGCTCAATCGTGTCCTCATCAGCGTCAGGCATCTCCCGGTGCAGCAGCTCGTGGGTGAGGGTGCACCGTCTCTCCGCTTGGGTGAGGCCGCGGTGAATCCAGATGGTGCGCTCGCCGTTGAGCCCCATCGTTCCGGGTGAGAGTCGCTGTGTGCAGTCGATCGCGATGTGCGGGTAGTCATCGCGGGCTGACCGCCAGGGATGCCAGTTCATGTCCGAAATAGGAACATGCACCTCTGACAGAAACGGCCCTGACCTCGAATAACATCAATGAGATTCGTCAGGGTCTTGGGGTTTGAACCGTGGGTTCCGCTTGCGGGCGGCCTTCGCATCCTCGGGCCGCTCAGGTTTGGGGACTTGATTCCGGGAAGGCAAGGCTGTGACCTTGCCGCCGGCTGTGGTCTTCTGCTCTTCACTCGCTTCGCCCGGTGCTCCCGGCGACGCGGGCGAATCAGTTGGTAGGGCATCGGAATCCTCCAGGCTCTCGGACGGTCGGCGATCTGCCGACGCGTCATCACCTGTGAGCGAAGCCGCCACCCTCCGTGCTAGCCGCCGATACTTGCTCGCGGCTTTCCGGGCTTCGGCCACAATCTCCTGCGCCGTCGCGTCATCTACCTGATGGAGACCAGTGCGCCCAAGAAGTCCCGCGGACTGCTCGACCAGTCCAACGAACGTAAAGACGTCCTCGAATGGGATATCAAGTTCGTCGATATTCGGAACCGCCTCGACAAGTAGGTGAGCTGCTAAAGCGATTCGACTGTACGCGAATCGGCGCTCGCTTTAGCAGCTCACCTACTTGTCGAGGCGGTTCCGAATATCGACGAACTTGATATCCCATTCGAGGACGTCTTTACGTTCGTTGGACTGGTCGAGCAGTCCGCGGGACTTCTTGGGCGCACTGGTCTCCATCAGGTAGATGACGCGACGGCGCAGGAGATTGTGGCCGAAGCCCGGAAAGCCGCGAGCAAGTATCGGCGGCTAGCACGGAGGGTGGCGGCTTCGCTCACAGGTGATGACGCGTCGGCAGATCGCCGACCGTCCGAGAGCCTGGAGGATTCCGATGCCCTACCAACTGATTCGCCCGCGTCGCCGGGAGCACCGGGCGAAGCGAGTGAAGAGCAGAAGACCACAGCCGGCGGCAAGGTCACAGCCTTGCCTTCCCGGAATCAAGTCCCCAAACCTGAGCGGCCCGAGGATGCGAAGGCCGCCCGCAAGCGGAACCCACGGTTCAAACCCCAAGACCCTGACGAATCTCATTGATGTTATTCGAGGTCAGGGCCGTTTCTGTCAGAGGTGCATGTTCCTATTTCGGACATGAACTGGCATCCCTGGCGGTCAGCCCGCGATGACTACCCGCACATCGCGATCGACTGCACACAGCGACTCTCACCCGGAACGATGGGGCTCAACGGCGAGCGCACCATCTGGATTCACCGCGGCCTCACCCAAGCGGAGAGACGGTGCACCCTCACCCACGAGCTGCTGCACCGGGAGATGCCTGACGCTGATGAGGACACGATTGAGCGTGAGACGGCTCGCCGGCTGATCACACTCCCGCAGTTGGTGGACGCCTTCCGTTGGCTTCGTCACCCGTCACTGCCTGAGCTCGCTGAGCATCTGTGGGTGGACGAGCAGACGGCGTGGACGCGGATGCAACACCTGGACCCGATCGAGGTCGCCGAGATCGAAGCGGCGACCGAGGGTGACTGGTCGTGGAGTGACGTCGCATGACGGACGAAGAGAAGGCGATGCTCGACCTGGCCGGGCGGAGATGGAACTACGCCGGCAACCTCGAGCAGAAGGTGCGAGACGAGTTCGGCATCAGCCTCACCCGGTTCTGGCAGATTGTGAACCGCCTCCTGGACACTCAGGAAGCTTTAAGCTACTCACCGCAGGTGGTGAACCGTCTGCGGTGATTACGAACCCGGAGAACCCCATGAAACGCGCCATCGCCCTGGCAGCAGCAGCCCTCTTCACCACCACCCTCGGCGCAGGAGTAGCCGACGCCGCACCCCGCGACATCACCCCGACCATCGCCTTCCCCGGCGAACACGTCCGCTACTTCTTCTCCTCCGACACCCCACGCAACGACATCGCCTACTACGCGGCCGGCGGACGTCTCGTCGTCGCCAAAGATGTGGTGTTCCAGCCCACACTGATCAACATCGGGTCCGGGCCGCGCTACCACACCCACCGGGCGTTCACCTCACCCGGCCGTCAGCTCATCGGTTCGTCGATGCAGACGCGTGGATGGTCGGCGCAGTGTCAGGTGCAGTTGGATGGCCGGACTGTCGACTCGGCGTATGTGCCGGGTCGCCGATTCGCCAACGCCAACTGCTAGACGTCGGGAAGCGCGAGTAGTTTCTCGAGTTGCCCGAGGGCGGCGCGGGTGAGGTCGGTGGAGGTGTGCGCGTACTGCCGGTGCGACGTAGTGGTGGTGTGCCCCAAGATGGCCATTCGGGTGGCTTCCTCCACGCCGGCCTCCTGCAGGAGGGTGGCGACAGTGTGGCGGGCGGCGTGCTGATCCGGCGCGTCCTCCACCTTCCCCACTACCGCGGCTTGTACACACAGCTGCTTCCAAGCGAGGGTGTCGTCGCGGGGCTGGATGGCCGCCCCATCGTCCCGGGTGAACACCAACCCCTGCGACGGGTTGCCCTTCTGCTCCCACAATTCGGTGAGCGCAGCAACCACGGGCGGCAGCAAGGGCACCAGCCGACGCGACCCCGACGTCTTCGTGGGCACCAGGCACGCCGTCCAGTGCACCGGGGTGAAGGTGAAGGTGTCGGGGACGTCGAACGCTTCCCGCGGATACACGTCACCTTGCGGGCGAGGGCCTTTCTTCAACTTCAACCGGGCCAACTGCCACGAGATGTCAATGACACCCACACCGAGGTCGACACGATCCCAGGTGAGGCCCAAAGCTTCGGCTTGGCGGGCACCGGTCAGTAGGGCCAATGACCAG
This Gordonia westfalica DNA region includes the following protein-coding sequences:
- a CDS encoding helix-turn-helix domain-containing protein — protein: MAERQLDETHIRDTLRALMNQRGFSMARLGRYAGCSKSFIGHLCAENKTTCTPQLAERIAEALDVPLHLLFVEHASASNGRNSNQRRVVA
- a CDS encoding tyrosine-type recombinase/integrase — its product is MSRYAPKKRRRAKGEGGLYQRADGMWMAQVLLPDGKYYQRGRKKYADAVAELAAMRKDLANGILPNAGQITVAQWLDYWVDTIAAPRLKPRTLATYRSTIKHQLIPHVGSKKLGKLTPTDVRRMVNHVADAHTTRTAQAAYSVLAKALGDAVKDGKIGNNPCERMDRPQARSEERVPLTVEQARAVLLHVASRDATDAARWSLALLTGARQAEALGLTWDRVDLGVGVIDISWQLARLKLKKGPRPQGDVYPREAFDVPDTFTFTPVHWTACLVPTKTSGSRRLVPLLPPVVAALTELWEQKGNPSQGLVFTRDDGAAIQPRDDTLAWKQLCVQAAVVGKVEDAPDQHAARHTVATLLQEAGVEEATRMAILGHTTTTSHRQYAHTSTDLTRAALGQLEKLLALPDV
- a CDS encoding tyrosine-type recombinase/integrase, translated to MPPKKRRRAKGEGGLYQRADGMWMAQVLLPDGKYYQRGRKKYADAVAELAAMRKDLANGILPNAGQITVAQWLDYWVDTIAAPRLKPRTLATYRSTIKHQLIPHVGSKKLGKLTPTDVRRMVNHVADAHTTRTAQAAYSVLAKALGDAVKDGKIGNNPCERMDRPQARSEERVPLTVEQARAVLLHVASRDATDAARWSLALLTGARQAEALGLTWDRVDLGVGVIDISWQLARLKLKKGPRPQGDVYPREAFDVPDTFTFTPVHWTACLVPTKTSGSRRLVPLLPPVVAALTELWEQKGNPSQGLVFTRDDGAAIQPRDDTLAWKQLCVQAAVVGKVEDAPDQHAARHTVATLLQEAGVEEATRMAILGHTTTTSHRQYAHTSTDLTRAALGQLEKLLALPDV
- a CDS encoding DUF3263 domain-containing protein; amino-acid sequence: MTDEEKAMLDLAGRRWNYAGNLEQKVRDEFGISLTRFWQIVNRLLDTQEALSYSPQVVNRLR
- a CDS encoding tyrosine-type recombinase/integrase, giving the protein MDTIAAPRLKPRTLATYRSTIKHQLIPHVGSKKLGKLTPTDVRRMVNHVADAHTTRTAQAAYSVLAKALGDAVKDGKIGNNPCERMDRPQARSEERVPLTVEQARAVLLHVASRDATDAARWSLALLTGARQAEALGLTWDRVDLGVGVIDISWQLARLKLKKGPRPQGDVYPREAFDVPDTFTFTPVHWTACLVPTKTSGSRRLVPLLPPVVAALTELWEQKGNPSQGLVFTRDDGAAIQPRDDTLAWKQLCVQAAVVGKVEDAPDQHAARHTVATLLQEAGVEEATRMAILGHTTTTSHRQYAHTSTDLTRAALGQLEKLLALPDV